One Paraburkholderia kururiensis DNA window includes the following coding sequences:
- a CDS encoding SH3 domain-containing C40 family peptidase, translating into MSLDFVRFPLSRPIARRSAARLPAAAVAFWLALTLAGCATPPARPADEAAPAHDVVGLFPMDAYDQNVDHWIDPRDAAYDRPFLSANEQREHEAALYARYFGTGTGSSSGTANADAPSPWNPAYIDHTVYRDGGEAIASLQRRRLSWFDNREQTGRHIGYGQNFRPHTGAWIDAIAKNMNVAQFEGTPHYAGSQRAIATGNLLVRELPTMDPSFYDWHIAGEGYPFDNLQISAVRPGTPLYVLGSSADGAWRYVQTPDLQGWVQSDHVGMVDDAFVLAWRAAASKMWGAVIAASAPVSDTQGTFRFNAPAGSLLPLQAASAGSASANTWNVLVPARDVDGRAVIRTATLDASQIAPMPLAATPRHLAMLLKNLIGRPYGWGNAGFYNDCSSELQSIFAAFGVWLPRHSSTQMSAGRMTDLSDASPTERLDYLAHHGVPMRTLIYIGGHVMLYLGNTTRDGKLVPVVYQDVWGLRPADNSRRAVIGGSVILPLLAHIPEDPSLESLAGTSTFQISIIGGPDEGGPSQGDEDNPAS; encoded by the coding sequence ATGTCCCTCGATTTCGTGCGTTTCCCGCTGTCCCGTCCCATCGCTCGGCGTTCGGCCGCGCGCTTGCCGGCCGCCGCTGTTGCGTTCTGGCTCGCGCTCACGCTGGCCGGTTGCGCCACGCCGCCCGCCCGGCCGGCGGATGAAGCCGCGCCCGCGCATGACGTGGTCGGCCTCTTCCCGATGGACGCGTACGACCAGAACGTGGACCATTGGATCGACCCGCGCGATGCGGCATACGACCGGCCCTTCCTCTCGGCAAACGAACAGCGCGAGCATGAAGCGGCGCTTTACGCGCGCTATTTCGGCACGGGGACAGGCTCGAGTAGCGGCACCGCCAACGCCGATGCACCCTCGCCCTGGAACCCCGCGTATATCGACCACACCGTGTACCGCGACGGCGGCGAAGCCATTGCGTCATTGCAGCGCCGGCGCCTGAGCTGGTTCGACAACCGCGAGCAAACGGGCCGCCATATCGGCTACGGGCAGAACTTCCGTCCGCATACGGGCGCGTGGATCGACGCCATCGCGAAGAACATGAACGTGGCGCAGTTCGAGGGCACGCCGCACTACGCCGGCTCGCAACGGGCCATTGCCACGGGCAATCTGCTCGTGCGCGAACTGCCCACCATGGACCCGTCGTTCTACGACTGGCACATCGCGGGTGAAGGCTATCCCTTCGACAATTTGCAGATTTCGGCGGTGCGCCCCGGCACGCCGCTCTATGTGCTCGGCAGCAGCGCGGACGGCGCGTGGCGTTACGTGCAGACACCGGACCTGCAAGGCTGGGTGCAAAGCGACCACGTAGGCATGGTGGACGACGCGTTCGTGCTGGCGTGGCGCGCCGCTGCGAGCAAGATGTGGGGTGCGGTGATCGCGGCATCCGCGCCCGTGAGCGACACGCAGGGCACGTTCCGCTTCAATGCGCCTGCGGGCAGCCTGCTGCCGTTGCAGGCCGCGTCTGCGGGTTCAGCTTCGGCCAACACGTGGAACGTGCTCGTGCCCGCACGCGACGTCGACGGCCGCGCCGTGATTCGCACGGCCACGCTCGACGCATCGCAGATCGCGCCCATGCCGCTCGCCGCGACGCCGCGCCATCTCGCCATGCTGCTCAAGAATCTGATCGGCCGCCCGTACGGTTGGGGCAACGCGGGTTTCTACAACGACTGTTCTTCTGAACTCCAAAGCATCTTCGCCGCATTCGGCGTGTGGCTGCCGCGCCATTCGTCCACGCAGATGAGCGCGGGACGCATGACCGACCTTTCCGATGCCTCGCCCACGGAACGCCTCGATTACCTCGCGCATCACGGCGTGCCCATGCGCACGCTCATCTACATCGGCGGCCACGTGATGCTGTACCTCGGCAACACCACGCGCGATGGCAAGCTGGTGCCCGTGGTGTATCAGGACGTATGGGGCCTGCGTCCCGCCGACAATAGCCGGCGCGCGGTGATCGGCGGCTCCGTGATTCTGCCGCTGCTCGCGCACATTCCCGAAGACCCGTCGCTCGAATCGCTCGCGGGCACGTCTACGTTTCAGATCTCGATCATCGGCGGGCCTGACGAAGGCGGGCCATCGCAAGGCGACGAGGACAATCCCGCAAGCTGA
- the bamA gene encoding outer membrane protein assembly factor BamA: MTPRVDIVIAGAIGAIAAPAAHATTPFVVQDIRLEGLQRAEPGTVFSYLPIKQGDTFTDDKASEAIRALYDTGFFNDVKIATEGNVVIVRVVERAAIGTIDFSGLHEFDKDNLTKALRKVGLSQGRNYDRALVDHAEQELKRQYLTRGFYAAEVTTTVTPIDRNRVAILFAVIEGPSAKIRQVNFIGNKVFDDDVLRDQMQESTPNWFSWYTKDDLYSKDKLTGDLENVRSYYLNRGYLEFNIESTQVSLSPDKKDMFLTVTVHEGEPYTVSDVTLAGDLLGREAELRKLVAMKPGERFSSEKLQAATKALVDKLGEYGYAFATVNAVPQIDQEHHKVALTLQVDPGRRVYVRRVNIEGNTRTRDEVIRREMRQFESSWFDSSRLTLSKDRLNRLGYFTDVDVTTVPVEGSRDQVDVDVKVTEKPTGTISLGLGYGSGEGPIISAGVTQDNVFGSGNTLSVNVNTATSYRTLTVTQVDPYFTVDGIKRITDVYYRTTEPLYYSSSSSFRIIAAGADLKFGIPFSESDMIYFGLGFEQDRLDTDSATPQTYIDYVKDFGRVSNNIPLTVGWSRDARDSALVPSRGYYAQANAEYGTPAGTTPYYKADVQAQYYYSFARGFVLGFNFQGGYGNGLNGKAYPIFKNYYAGGIGSVRGYETSSLGPRDTSTGDPIGGSKMIVGNIEVTFPLPGTGYDRTLRVFTFLDGGNVWGSEGSSTGANGLRYSYGIGLEWISPIGPLKLDFGLPVVRHAGDQYQKFQFQIGTSF; encoded by the coding sequence ATGACGCCACGCGTCGACATCGTGATTGCCGGCGCCATCGGCGCCATCGCGGCGCCCGCCGCGCATGCCACCACACCCTTCGTCGTTCAGGACATCCGCCTTGAAGGGCTGCAGCGCGCCGAGCCCGGCACCGTGTTTTCCTATCTGCCCATCAAACAGGGCGATACGTTCACGGACGACAAGGCGTCCGAAGCCATTCGCGCGCTGTACGACACCGGTTTTTTCAACGACGTGAAGATCGCCACCGAAGGCAATGTCGTGATCGTGCGCGTGGTGGAACGCGCCGCCATCGGCACAATCGACTTTTCCGGACTGCACGAGTTCGACAAGGACAACCTCACCAAGGCGCTGCGCAAAGTGGGGCTTTCGCAGGGCCGCAACTACGACCGCGCGCTGGTGGACCACGCCGAGCAGGAACTGAAACGCCAGTACCTCACGCGCGGCTTCTATGCCGCGGAGGTCACCACCACGGTCACGCCTATCGACCGCAATCGCGTCGCCATTCTCTTTGCCGTGATCGAAGGACCGAGCGCGAAGATTCGCCAGGTCAACTTCATCGGCAACAAGGTGTTCGACGACGACGTGCTGCGCGACCAGATGCAGGAGTCCACGCCGAACTGGTTTTCCTGGTACACGAAAGACGATCTCTATTCGAAAGACAAGCTCACGGGCGACCTCGAAAACGTGCGCTCGTATTACCTGAACCGCGGCTATCTGGAGTTCAACATCGAGTCCACGCAAGTCTCGCTCTCGCCCGACAAGAAGGACATGTTCCTCACCGTCACCGTGCACGAGGGCGAACCGTACACGGTGTCGGACGTCACGCTGGCGGGCGATCTGCTGGGCCGCGAGGCCGAGCTCCGCAAGCTCGTCGCCATGAAGCCGGGCGAGCGCTTCTCCTCGGAAAAACTGCAGGCCGCGACGAAGGCGCTGGTCGACAAGCTGGGCGAATACGGCTACGCGTTCGCCACCGTCAACGCAGTGCCGCAGATCGATCAGGAACACCACAAGGTTGCGCTCACGCTTCAGGTGGACCCGGGACGCCGCGTGTACGTGAGGCGCGTGAATATCGAAGGCAATACGCGCACACGCGACGAAGTGATTCGTCGCGAAATGCGGCAGTTCGAAAGCTCGTGGTTCGACTCGTCGCGCCTGACGCTGTCGAAGGACCGACTCAATCGCCTCGGCTACTTCACCGACGTCGATGTGACGACCGTGCCCGTGGAAGGATCGCGCGATCAGGTGGACGTAGACGTGAAGGTCACAGAAAAGCCCACGGGCACCATTTCGCTGGGCCTCGGTTACGGCTCGGGCGAAGGGCCGATCATCTCCGCAGGCGTGACGCAGGACAACGTGTTCGGCTCCGGCAACACGCTCTCCGTGAACGTCAACACCGCCACTTCGTACCGAACGCTGACCGTCACGCAGGTGGACCCGTACTTCACCGTGGACGGCATCAAGCGCATCACGGACGTCTATTACCGCACGACAGAACCGCTCTACTACTCGAGCAGTTCGAGCTTCCGGATTATCGCGGCCGGCGCGGATCTCAAATTCGGCATTCCGTTCTCGGAGTCGGACATGATCTACTTCGGCCTCGGCTTCGAGCAGGACCGGCTCGATACGGACTCGGCCACGCCGCAAACCTATATCGATTACGTGAAGGACTTCGGCCGCGTTTCCAACAACATCCCGCTCACAGTCGGCTGGTCGCGCGATGCGCGCGACAGCGCGCTCGTGCCCAGCCGCGGCTACTACGCCCAGGCCAACGCCGAGTACGGCACGCCCGCCGGCACCACGCCGTACTACAAGGCCGACGTGCAGGCCCAGTATTACTACTCGTTCGCGCGCGGCTTCGTGCTGGGTTTCAACTTCCAGGGCGGCTACGGCAATGGCCTGAACGGCAAGGCATACCCCATCTTCAAGAACTACTACGCGGGCGGCATCGGGTCGGTGCGCGGCTACGAGACCAGTTCGCTCGGCCCGCGCGACACGAGCACGGGCGACCCGATCGGCGGCTCGAAGATGATCGTGGGCAACATCGAAGTCACGTTCCCGCTGCCGGGCACGGGCTACGACCGCACGCTGCGCGTGTTCACGTTCCTCGACGGCGGCAACGTGTGGGGCTCCGAAGGCAGCAGCACGGGGGCGAACGGGCTGCGCTACAGCTACGGCATAGGCCTCGAATGGATCTCGCCCATCGGCCCGCTGAAGCTCGATTTCGGTCTGCCCGTGGTGCGGCATGCAGGCGACCAGTACCAGAAATTCCAGTTCCAGATCGGCACGTCGTTCTGA
- a CDS encoding LPS-assembly protein LptD has translation MLRLPLDLLLAAPACIACLPGLAYAQLAAQAALPYRLDGAWGLQLAPELADHPLAPSEKASTFTDSSSATGTSNTDLALKGNAQLRSGTSVVKADALHYDVDTDMADAYGHVQLTQDGNIFSGPDAHLRVSETAGTMSTPAYHFTLTNGSGRASRIDLIDAERETAYDATYTTCDCVESPAWHLRASRLDLDQGENEGVAYNGVLFFGSAPLFAFPWLTFPLNGERATGLLPPTLSLSSTSGYDFQLPVYFNLAPNYDLTLTPRVMTKRGAMLTADYRYLTANSSGALSIAYLPHDSITKTNRYSISFEHRQTLGDGLAAYVNYNRVSDAAVPTDLGQNAFVLGSQTVFQQEAGVTYNHGPWSVLARVQDWQSFTTSPPYNREPEIDAKYTRYNVAGFDFGAEVNATRFSIPVGHSTQGERFTFDPYASYAIVHPGWYVMPKVQWHFASYDLSSIGSNAPAGQPKTFSFNVPTLSFDSGATFERNIRLFGVDMIQTLEPRLYYVYTPYRNQTFAPIFDTAPLDFGLAEIFTSNRFVGGDRVSDMNRVTAGITTRFLDAATGAERARFVLAQEYYFRSTQVTMSGDIPPSTGPSNVIAGASFNIGQNISVQQAVAYDQSNNAFAQATSGLSWKPEDGKVFNAAYLYAKANATLGDAAVNQILLSSQWPLSRRMSAVGMIDYDMGVHRTVAGLLGMQYQADCWAVSLAFEKYTNTSSTNTPTSGTRLLMQLQLNGVSRIDNGLLQQFRASVAGYSAPGVPASASRFTDYP, from the coding sequence ATGCTTCGGCTTCCTCTCGATCTGCTGCTCGCCGCGCCCGCATGCATCGCGTGCCTGCCGGGCCTCGCGTATGCGCAACTCGCCGCGCAAGCCGCTCTGCCCTATCGCCTGGACGGCGCATGGGGCTTGCAGCTCGCGCCCGAACTCGCGGATCATCCGCTCGCACCCAGTGAAAAGGCTTCGACATTCACCGACAGCAGCAGCGCAACAGGCACCAGCAACACGGACCTCGCACTCAAAGGCAACGCGCAATTACGGAGCGGTACGTCCGTGGTCAAGGCCGATGCGCTCCACTACGACGTGGACACCGATATGGCCGACGCCTACGGCCACGTGCAGCTCACGCAGGACGGCAATATTTTCAGCGGGCCGGACGCCCATCTTCGGGTGAGCGAGACGGCGGGCACGATGAGCACGCCCGCCTACCATTTCACGCTGACGAACGGCTCGGGCCGCGCTTCGCGCATCGACCTCATCGACGCAGAGCGCGAGACGGCCTACGACGCGACATACACCACGTGCGATTGCGTCGAAAGTCCCGCGTGGCATCTGCGCGCTTCGCGCCTCGATCTGGACCAGGGCGAGAACGAGGGCGTGGCGTACAACGGCGTGCTGTTTTTCGGCAGCGCGCCGCTTTTCGCGTTTCCGTGGCTCACGTTTCCGCTCAACGGCGAACGCGCCACAGGGCTCTTGCCGCCCACGCTCTCGCTCAGTTCGACGAGCGGCTACGACTTCCAGTTGCCCGTCTATTTCAATCTGGCGCCCAATTACGACCTGACGCTCACGCCGCGCGTCATGACCAAACGCGGCGCCATGCTGACAGCCGACTATCGCTATCTGACAGCGAATTCGTCCGGCGCTCTCTCCATTGCGTACCTGCCCCACGATTCGATCACGAAGACGAACCGCTATTCGATTTCGTTCGAGCATCGGCAAACGCTGGGCGACGGACTTGCGGCGTATGTGAACTACAACCGCGTGTCCGATGCCGCGGTGCCGACGGACCTTGGTCAAAACGCCTTTGTGCTGGGTTCGCAGACGGTGTTTCAGCAGGAAGCCGGCGTCACGTACAACCACGGCCCGTGGTCCGTGCTCGCACGCGTGCAGGACTGGCAGTCGTTCACGACGTCGCCACCGTACAATCGCGAGCCCGAAATAGACGCGAAATACACGCGCTACAACGTTGCGGGATTCGACTTCGGCGCAGAGGTGAACGCCACGCGCTTTTCGATTCCCGTCGGACATTCCACGCAGGGCGAGCGCTTCACGTTCGACCCCTACGCGAGTTACGCCATCGTGCATCCGGGCTGGTACGTCATGCCCAAAGTGCAATGGCACTTCGCGTCGTACGATCTCAGCAGCATCGGCAGCAATGCCCCTGCGGGCCAGCCGAAGACGTTCAGCTTCAACGTTCCCACACTGAGCTTCGATTCAGGCGCAACGTTCGAGCGCAACATCCGCCTCTTCGGCGTCGACATGATCCAGACGCTCGAGCCGCGTCTCTACTACGTCTACACGCCTTACCGGAACCAGACGTTCGCGCCCATCTTCGACACGGCGCCGCTCGACTTCGGGCTGGCGGAGATTTTCACCAGCAACCGCTTCGTGGGCGGCGACCGCGTGTCCGACATGAACCGCGTGACGGCAGGCATCACGACGCGCTTTCTCGATGCCGCGACCGGCGCGGAACGCGCACGCTTCGTGCTCGCCCAGGAATACTATTTCCGTTCCACGCAAGTCACGATGTCAGGTGACATTCCGCCTTCGACAGGTCCCTCGAACGTCATCGCAGGCGCATCGTTCAACATAGGCCAAAACATCAGCGTCCAACAGGCCGTCGCATACGACCAGTCGAACAACGCGTTCGCGCAGGCTACGTCGGGGTTGAGCTGGAAGCCGGAAGACGGCAAGGTGTTCAACGCCGCCTATCTCTATGCGAAAGCGAACGCGACGCTCGGTGACGCGGCGGTGAACCAGATTCTTCTCTCGAGCCAATGGCCGCTCTCGCGCCGGATGTCGGCGGTAGGCATGATCGATTACGACATGGGCGTTCACCGCACCGTGGCCGGCCTGCTCGGCATGCAATACCAGGCCGACTGCTGGGCCGTGAGCCTCGCCTTCGAGAAGTACACCAACACGAGCAGCACGAACACGCCGACGAGCGGCACACGGCTGCTGATGCAGCTGCAACTGAACGGCGTGAGCCGCATCGACAACGGACTGCTTCAGCAGTTTCGCGCGAGCGTCGCCGGCTATAGCGCGCCGGGCGTGCCCGCTTCCGCGTCGCGGTTTACGGACTACCCGTGA
- a CDS encoding high-potential iron-sulfur protein yields the protein MKTSRRQFLGHVMVVSAGVAPALLLSRNALAADEKVSESDPTAKSLGYVEDAARADKARFPIYAAGQSCGTCSLFQGKSGDAWGSCVLFGTKLVASGGWCSSYTNS from the coding sequence ATGAAGACATCGCGCCGTCAATTTTTGGGTCACGTCATGGTCGTTAGCGCCGGCGTGGCGCCCGCGCTGCTTCTCAGCCGCAACGCGCTCGCCGCCGACGAGAAGGTAAGTGAAAGCGATCCGACAGCGAAATCGCTGGGCTATGTAGAAGACGCCGCACGCGCGGACAAGGCGCGCTTTCCCATCTATGCGGCCGGACAAAGCTGCGGCACGTGCTCGCTGTTCCAGGGCAAAAGCGGCGATGCGTGGGGCAGCTGCGTGCTGTTCGGCACGAAGCTCGTGGCCTCAGGCGGATGGTGCAGCTCGTATACGAATTCCTAG